A single region of the Oculatellaceae cyanobacterium genome encodes:
- a CDS encoding CBS domain-containing protein, translated as MDLILCHTTADFDALGAAVGLTLLQTGAKVVLTGGAHPAVRDFLALYRDEFALIERRSVNPKQIRSLIVVDTQLRDRTGKAAEWFDLPHLEAIQVYDHHLNVESDIPATFTQIEPVGATTTLIVEQLQQRQIQLTSSHATVMALGIHVDTGSLTFEQATARDALALAWLMAQGAQVRVIAEYIDPGLSVQLQSLLTESLDTLQKVTVHGYTVASVLVKTSAFIPGLSGLASQLIEITESDALLLACVFPLGDAGDDRLIVIGRSRIEETNLNDLFQPLGGGGHSQAASLTQRTAEPANIFNQLIEQFIAQIPQPLTARELMSSPVRTIRPQTTIEEAQRILLRYGHSGLSVVNEQHQLVGIISRRDIDLALHHGFSHAPVKGYMTTNVKTIKPNTLLPEIESLMVTYDIGRLPVLEDAQLIGIVTRTDVLRQLHQGREIRQSTQLQLPVNSPYGQRYNLQPLLLNLLRDRLVPELWNLLSQASEQAEKRGWHLYLVGGAVRDLVIAGSQESSAIEAAGRQLTPPSSPPPLYLQDIDLVVDGFHRSADVGAGVELAKALQAIYPEARLDVHGSFQTAALLWHKDLVLGSLWVDIATARTEFYPYPAANPEVEASSIRQDLYRRDFTINALAVRLTPPHTGELLDFFGGLIDLQQRQIRVLHANSFIEDPTRIYRAVRFAVRLGFEIEQQTERYIRYAIESGIYDRSLLENSKAPALQTRLKAELKYILQAPYWDSALQLLASLGALKCLHPTLELDGQLWKQIRLLDRWLRRFDKHQSLIHWQMRLEVLIAHLAKEDRGKVATNLQLPMDSIQRLHQLADAHHQVVELLSKHLLNSELVKLLRQYELRTLILIAIQSKRLIRQKIWQYITILANVQSPLTGNDLKQIGYQPGRQYKQILDELLAATLDGYVTNYFDAQAFLENNFPVK; from the coding sequence ATGGACTTAATTTTGTGTCACACAACAGCGGATTTTGATGCTTTGGGTGCGGCTGTGGGGCTAACGCTACTGCAAACTGGAGCCAAGGTGGTCTTAACAGGGGGGGCGCATCCTGCTGTTCGAGATTTTTTGGCTTTGTATCGCGATGAGTTTGCTTTAATTGAACGCCGTTCTGTAAATCCCAAGCAGATTCGCTCTTTAATTGTGGTGGATACTCAATTACGCGATCGCACTGGTAAAGCTGCTGAGTGGTTTGATTTGCCACATTTAGAAGCAATCCAAGTTTACGATCATCATCTCAATGTCGAAAGTGATATTCCAGCTACTTTTACTCAAATTGAGCCAGTAGGCGCAACAACAACTTTAATCGTAGAGCAACTACAGCAACGCCAAATTCAATTAACTTCTTCCCACGCTACGGTAATGGCTTTGGGTATTCATGTTGATACGGGTTCGTTAACATTTGAACAAGCAACAGCGCGAGATGCTTTGGCTTTAGCTTGGTTGATGGCACAGGGGGCGCAGGTGCGGGTAATTGCTGAGTATATTGACCCTGGCTTATCTGTGCAATTGCAATCTTTGTTAACAGAATCATTAGATACTTTACAAAAAGTAACTGTACATGGCTATACAGTTGCTTCGGTACTGGTTAAAACATCAGCTTTCATTCCAGGGTTGTCTGGTTTAGCGTCGCAATTGATAGAAATTACAGAAAGTGATGCGCTGCTACTGGCGTGTGTGTTTCCTCTGGGTGATGCTGGTGACGATCGCTTGATAGTGATTGGGCGATCGCGCATTGAAGAAACTAATCTTAACGATTTATTTCAACCTTTAGGTGGAGGTGGACATTCTCAAGCAGCTTCTTTAACTCAGCGAACAGCGGAACCTGCAAATATATTTAATCAACTAATTGAGCAATTCATTGCCCAAATTCCTCAACCTCTAACAGCAAGAGAGTTGATGTCCTCACCAGTACGGACAATTCGACCTCAGACGACTATTGAGGAAGCTCAACGAATACTATTGCGCTATGGTCATTCTGGGCTATCGGTTGTCAACGAGCAACATCAACTTGTAGGCATTATTTCTCGTAGAGATATTGATTTAGCTTTACATCACGGCTTCAGTCATGCACCTGTAAAAGGTTACATGACTACAAATGTGAAGACTATTAAGCCAAATACACTGCTACCAGAAATTGAGTCATTGATGGTGACTTACGATATTGGGCGTTTACCTGTGCTAGAAGATGCACAATTAATTGGCATTGTTACCCGTACTGATGTTCTACGACAGCTACATCAAGGCCGAGAAATTAGGCAATCTACACAGCTACAACTACCTGTTAATTCACCTTACGGTCAGCGCTACAATCTCCAGCCGTTACTTTTAAATTTACTACGCGATCGCTTAGTTCCTGAACTCTGGAATCTGCTATCTCAAGCATCTGAGCAAGCTGAAAAACGTGGCTGGCATCTCTATTTAGTTGGGGGAGCAGTTAGAGATTTAGTAATAGCAGGAAGTCAGGAGAGCAGCGCAATAGAGGCAGCAGGGCGACAATTAACCCCTCCCTCCTCCCCTCCCCCACTTTATTTACAAGACATAGATTTAGTCGTAGATGGCTTTCATCGCTCTGCTGACGTTGGTGCTGGCGTTGAACTAGCGAAGGCACTACAAGCAATTTATCCAGAAGCTCGTTTAGACGTTCACGGTTCTTTTCAAACAGCAGCACTGCTATGGCACAAAGACTTAGTTTTGGGTTCTCTCTGGGTAGACATAGCCACAGCTAGAACCGAGTTTTATCCTTATCCAGCAGCTAACCCTGAAGTTGAAGCTAGTTCCATTCGTCAAGACTTATACCGCAGGGATTTTACGATTAATGCCTTAGCTGTGCGACTCACTCCTCCCCATACTGGTGAATTACTAGATTTTTTTGGGGGGTTAATTGATCTGCAACAGAGACAAATTCGTGTTTTACACGCTAACAGCTTTATTGAAGATCCAACACGGATTTATCGTGCAGTACGTTTTGCTGTGCGCTTGGGATTTGAAATTGAACAGCAAACTGAAAGATATATCAGGTACGCGATTGAAAGCGGAATTTATGACAGATCACTGCTAGAAAATTCCAAAGCTCCAGCCCTACAAACACGACTTAAAGCAGAATTAAAATATATTTTGCAGGCTCCCTATTGGGACTCGGCTTTGCAATTGTTAGCATCTCTGGGAGCGCTCAAGTGTTTACATCCTACACTAGAACTTGACGGACAGCTATGGAAGCAAATTCGCTTGCTTGATCGCTGGTTGCGACGCTTTGATAAACACCAAAGCTTAATTCACTGGCAAATGCGGCTGGAAGTTTTAATTGCTCACTTAGCTAAAGAAGATCGCGGAAAAGTAGCTACAAATCTTCAATTACCGATGGATAGTATTCAAAGGTTACACCAGTTAGCTGATGCACACCATCAAGTTGTTGAATTATTGTCTAAACATCTGCTTAATAGTGAATTAGTTAAATTATTACGTCAGTATGAATTGCGGACTTTAATTTTAATTGCAATTCAAAGTAAACGTTTGATTCGACAAAAAATATGGCAATATATTACTATTTTAGCTAATGTTCAGTCGCCTTTAACTGGTAATGATTTAAAGCAGATAGGCTACCAGCCAGGGCGACAATACAAGCAAATCCTAGATGAGCTATTAGCAGCTACTTTGGATGGTTATGTGACCAATTATTTTGACGCTCAGGCTTTTTTGGAAAATAATTTCCCAGTGAAATAA
- the psbZ gene encoding photosystem II reaction center protein PsbZ, protein MTIIFQLALTALVALSFAMVVGVPVAYATPQNWDQSKSLIWLGSGVWFALVILVGVLNFLVV, encoded by the coding sequence ATGACAATCATCTTTCAACTAGCACTCACTGCTTTGGTTGCTTTATCATTCGCTATGGTTGTCGGTGTACCTGTTGCGTATGCCACTCCTCAAAACTGGGATCAATCTAAAAGCCTAATTTGGCTTGGTTCCGGTGTTTGGTTTGCTTTGGTAATTTTAGTGGGTGTCTTGAACTTCCTAGTAGTCTAG
- the ribH gene encoding 6,7-dimethyl-8-ribityllumazine synthase yields MAVFEGTFTQDTPLRFAIIIARFNDLVTGKLLEGCQDCLKRHGIDVNPQGTQVDYVWVPGSFEVPLVARKIALTQQYDAVICLGAVIRGQTPHFDYVSAEAAKGIAAVGFQTGVPVIFGILTTDTMQQALERAGIKGNHGWEYAMNALEMASLMRQINSRVSTPNYPVYQASSVEPPALPITPQHTVKTVTTEGLNE; encoded by the coding sequence ATGGCAGTTTTCGAGGGAACATTTACTCAAGACACACCTCTGCGGTTTGCAATCATCATTGCTCGATTTAACGACCTAGTGACGGGTAAACTCTTGGAGGGGTGTCAAGATTGCCTGAAACGCCACGGTATTGATGTCAACCCCCAAGGCACTCAAGTCGATTATGTTTGGGTTCCTGGTAGTTTTGAGGTTCCCCTAGTGGCACGCAAGATAGCACTCACGCAACAGTACGATGCTGTGATTTGCCTGGGCGCTGTCATTAGGGGGCAAACACCTCATTTTGATTATGTCTCGGCTGAAGCCGCTAAAGGCATTGCAGCAGTAGGCTTTCAAACGGGTGTGCCAGTTATTTTTGGGATATTAACTACTGATACCATGCAACAAGCCTTGGAAAGAGCAGGTATTAAGGGTAATCATGGCTGGGAATATGCCATGAATGCTTTGGAAATGGCTAGTTTAATGCGTCAAATCAATAGCCGTGTTTCCACTCCCAACTATCCTGTATATCAGGCAAGTTCGGTTGAACCCCCTGCGCTTCCAATTACTCCTCAACATACCGTCAAAACAGTTACAACTGAAGGCTTGAACGAGTAA
- a CDS encoding glutamate-5-semialdehyde dehydrogenase codes for METNNYSPAFDPYSAVRSAYQASRELATTKGIERSRGVQAMAQALSQAFDDILEANTLDLEASREMAVPDLLLEWLKLTPERLQATIQILQRIGELSDPIRRMMNASYQLDHSQTYSQLMPLGVIALIYEAFPDLGAIAAGLCLKTGNSLILRGGSEASHSNTVIAQALKSALDKTGLPVTSLELLPSEQGASIRDLITQDKYLNLVIPYGRPNLVQQVVLQATAPVLKSAMGNCYLYWSPNGSLEIARWVITDSHASEPDPVNAIEKVIIHRDQKPSSLIMLWNSLKEKGFELRGDPILCSDFPDQLKAAKDSEWSQAYLKKIVAFKVVDSINSAISWINHYSSGHANCLVTESYQESRQFALGIDSSTIYINSSPRFDRNPQRGDAVFLGMSNQKGHRRGLISMETLTTVKQIVQGNGQF; via the coding sequence ATGGAAACTAATAATTATAGTCCTGCCTTTGATCCTTACAGTGCTGTTCGTAGTGCTTACCAAGCTTCTAGAGAATTAGCAACTACTAAGGGTATAGAACGCAGTCGTGGTGTTCAAGCGATGGCGCAGGCGCTGAGTCAGGCATTTGATGACATTTTGGAGGCTAATACTCTAGATTTAGAGGCTAGCCGAGAGATGGCAGTTCCAGACTTGCTTTTGGAGTGGCTAAAATTAACACCAGAGCGACTACAGGCAACTATCCAAATTTTGCAGCGAATTGGAGAGTTATCTGATCCTATCCGTCGGATGATGAATGCTTCCTATCAATTGGATCATTCTCAAACTTATAGCCAACTAATGCCTTTAGGGGTAATTGCGTTAATTTATGAGGCATTTCCCGATTTAGGTGCGATCGCAGCAGGTTTATGCCTTAAAACTGGGAATAGCTTGATTCTTCGGGGTGGTTCGGAAGCAAGCCACTCTAATACTGTAATTGCCCAGGCGCTCAAATCGGCATTGGATAAAACTGGTTTACCTGTCACATCTTTAGAGCTATTACCTAGCGAACAAGGTGCGTCAATTCGTGACTTAATTACTCAAGACAAATATCTTAATTTAGTTATTCCCTACGGACGACCTAATTTAGTGCAGCAGGTTGTGTTACAAGCAACAGCACCTGTATTAAAGTCAGCGATGGGAAACTGTTATTTGTATTGGTCTCCTAATGGTAGTTTGGAGATTGCTCGTTGGGTAATTACCGATAGTCATGCTAGTGAACCAGACCCAGTAAATGCGATCGAGAAGGTAATTATTCATCGCGATCAAAAGCCTTCTTCTTTAATTATGTTGTGGAATAGCTTAAAAGAAAAAGGCTTTGAACTGCGTGGCGATCCTATTTTATGTTCTGATTTTCCCGATCAGTTGAAGGCAGCTAAAGATTCTGAGTGGAGTCAAGCTTATTTAAAGAAAATTGTCGCTTTTAAAGTGGTAGATAGTATAAATTCGGCAATTTCTTGGATTAATCACTATAGTAGTGGTCACGCTAATTGTCTGGTTACAGAGTCTTACCAGGAAAGTAGGCAGTTTGCTTTAGGTATTGATAGCTCAACTATTTATATCAATTCTTCTCCACGATTTGATCGTAATCCTCAGAGGGGAGATGCTGTATTCCTGGGTATGTCTAACCAAAAAGGTCATCGGCGCGGATTGATAAGTATGGAAACTTTAACGACAGTTAAGCAGATCGTACAGGGGAATGGACAGTTTTAA
- the trpE gene encoding anthranilate synthase component I, with product MIFPDFSQFSQLAQHGNFIPIYQEWVADLDTPVSAWYKVCAGQPYSFLLESVEGGENIGRYSFLGCDPLWVLEARGNTTTQTDRNGSVKVFEGDPFAALSSCLEVYHPVKLPQLPAGIGGLFGFWGYELIRWIEARVPVHPTSEDNLPDGLWMQVDNLMIFDQVKRKVWAIAYADLQSSGGNLEQAYKEACDRVAQLVSKLQLPLSGKDTVLEWTPPKIAGQHESQKAAESKTSLPSNYISNTSREQYCANVEKAKEYIKAGDIFQVVLSQRLSTTYTGAPFSLYRSLRLINPSPYMAYFNFRDWQIIGSSPEVMVKAERTLEGQIKATLRPIAGTRKRGQTPQEDEALAQDLLQDPKEIAEHVMLVDLGRNDLGRVCRSGAVSVDELMVIERYSHVMHIVSNVVGELAPGKTAWDLLKACFPAGTVSGAPKIRAMEIIHELEGCRRGPYSGVYGYYDFEGQLNSAITIRTMVVHPDENGKHTVSVQAGAGLVADSDPEKEYEETLNKARGLLEAIRCLNSVD from the coding sequence TGATTTAGATACACCTGTGTCTGCTTGGTATAAAGTATGTGCGGGTCAACCTTACAGCTTTTTGCTGGAATCTGTGGAAGGTGGGGAGAACATAGGACGTTACAGCTTTTTAGGGTGCGATCCTTTGTGGGTGTTGGAAGCTAGAGGAAATACTACCACTCAAACTGATCGCAACGGCTCAGTTAAAGTATTTGAGGGTGATCCATTTGCAGCTTTATCTAGCTGCTTAGAAGTTTATCATCCAGTAAAGTTGCCTCAGTTACCCGCAGGAATTGGGGGGTTGTTTGGGTTTTGGGGATATGAATTAATTCGTTGGATAGAGGCGCGTGTGCCTGTTCATCCTACATCGGAAGATAACTTACCGGATGGGTTGTGGATGCAGGTAGATAATTTGATGATTTTTGACCAGGTAAAGCGCAAAGTTTGGGCGATCGCTTATGCAGATTTACAATCATCTGGTGGGAATTTAGAACAAGCTTATAAAGAAGCGTGCGATCGCGTTGCTCAACTTGTCAGCAAACTCCAACTTCCCCTATCTGGTAAAGACACTGTTTTAGAATGGACTCCCCCAAAAATCGCAGGGCAGCACGAAAGCCAGAAAGCAGCGGAGAGTAAAACATCTTTACCTTCTAATTACATCAGTAATACTTCCCGTGAGCAATACTGCGCTAACGTCGAAAAAGCCAAAGAATATATCAAAGCTGGCGATATTTTCCAGGTTGTTTTATCCCAACGATTATCAACCACATACACAGGTGCTCCTTTTTCCTTGTATCGTTCCCTGCGATTAATTAATCCTTCACCCTACATGGCTTATTTTAACTTTAGGGATTGGCAGATAATTGGTTCTAGCCCTGAAGTGATGGTAAAAGCAGAACGCACCCTAGAAGGACAAATCAAAGCCACCCTGCGACCGATTGCTGGTACTCGTAAGCGGGGACAAACACCCCAAGAAGACGAAGCGCTGGCTCAAGATTTGCTACAAGACCCCAAAGAAATAGCTGAACACGTCATGCTAGTTGATTTAGGACGCAACGACTTGGGGCGCGTCTGTCGTAGTGGTGCAGTAAGCGTTGATGAATTAATGGTCATTGAACGTTACTCTCACGTTATGCACATTGTCAGCAATGTTGTGGGAGAACTCGCACCTGGAAAGACCGCTTGGGATTTACTTAAAGCTTGTTTCCCAGCCGGAACAGTTAGCGGCGCACCAAAAATTCGGGCAATGGAAATTATTCATGAACTCGAAGGCTGTCGTCGTGGCCCTTATTCTGGTGTGTATGGATACTATGATTTTGAAGGGCAATTAAATAGCGCCATTACCATCCGCACAATGGTAGTACATCCTGATGAAAATGGTAAACATACAGTCTCAGTCCAAGCTGGTGCTGGTTTGGTTGCAGATTCCGACCCAGAAAAAGAATATGAAGAAACCCTAAATAAAGCTAGAGGTTTACTAGAGGCAATTCGCTGTCTTAATAGTGTCGATTGA